DNA sequence from the Streptomyces sp. DH-12 genome:
GCTCCAGCGCGATGGTGCGGTCCTCGCGCAGCATCCGGCTCGCTTCGTCCAGCCTGGCCCTGGCGTCGGACAGCCGCTGGCCGTGCGTGTCGTTCGCTTTGCCCGCCGATTCCTGGGCGCGCCGTTTGAGGGTGCCCGCGGCCATTTTGGAGATGCTGCCCTTGCGGGCGGCCTTGGCCCCCACGCTCGCCCGGCGCGCGGCGCGCTCACGGGCCTGCTGCAACTCCCGTTTCTCCCGCTTGACCTGCTGCTCGGCGGTACGGATGTTCTTCTCGGCCGTCTCCTGCTCGGCGCGTACGGCCTCTTCGTAGTCGGTGTAGTTGCCGCCGTACAGCCGCATGTCGCCCGATTCGAGCTCGGCGATGGTGTCCATGCCCTCGAGCAGCGCCCGGTCGTGGCTGACCACCAGCAGGCAGCCGCTGAAGCTGTCCAGTACCTGGTAGAGCTTGCGGCGGGCGTCCAGGTCGAGGTTGTTGGTGGGTTCGTCCAGGAGCAACACGTCGGGCTGCCTGATCAGCTGGGTCGCCAGGCCCAGGGAGACGACCTGGCCGCCGCTGAGGGTGGTGAGCCGCTGGGTCAGCTCGACGCCGCCGAGCCCCAGGCGGTCGAAATGGACCCGGCTGCGCTCCTCGATGTCCCAGTCGTTGCCGACCGTGGTGAAGTGCTCCTCGCTCACGTCCCCGGAGGCGATGGCGTCCAGCGCCTCGACGACGTCGGCGATGCCGAGCACCTCGGCCACGGTCATCTCGCCGGTCAGGGGCAGGCTCTGGGGAAGGTAGCCGAGCAGGCCCTCGACCCGCACGCTCCCGCTGCTAGGACGCAGTTCGCCCGCGATCAGCTTGAGCAGGGTGGACTTGCCCGCACCGTTGGGCGCGACCAGGCCGGTGCGGCCGTCCCCCACGGACCAGGACAGGTCTTTGAACACCGACGTGCCGTCGGGCCAGGAGAAGGAGAGATTCGAGCAGACGATGCTGGCGTCGGACATGTACGCAGGCCTCGCAGATGATGCAGGCGCGCCAAGGCGCCCATGGATGGGAGGGGGGCACAGCGCGTGGGGGCACGGCCACGACGCCGCGCACTGTCGAGTGCACAGCGGTGGCAGC
Encoded proteins:
- a CDS encoding ABC-F family ATP-binding cassette domain-containing protein, which produces MSDASIVCSNLSFSWPDGTSVFKDLSWSVGDGRTGLVAPNGAGKSTLLKLIAGELRPSSGSVRVEGLLGYLPQSLPLTGEMTVAEVLGIADVVEALDAIASGDVSEEHFTTVGNDWDIEERSRVHFDRLGLGGVELTQRLTTLSGGQVVSLGLATQLIRQPDVLLLDEPTNNLDLDARRKLYQVLDSFSGCLLVVSHDRALLEGMDTIAELESGDMRLYGGNYTDYEEAVRAEQETAEKNIRTAEQQVKREKRELQQARERAARRASVGAKAARKGSISKMAAGTLKRRAQESAGKANDTHGQRLSDARARLDEASRMLREDRTIALELPDTQVPAGRTVFLGEGINVRYGERELFAGEGVHLTIRGPERIALTGRNGAGKSTLLRLISGELEAERGEFKRAEGRIAYLSQRLDTLPLDRTVAQCLADHAPLKPEAERMNLLARFLFRGPAAHLPVGALSGGERLRATLACVLGAEPAPQLLLLDEPTNNLDLDSVEQLEGALNSYQGAFVVVSHDERFIKEIGVNRWLRMADGRLHETGAPSDD